Part of the Oncorhynchus masou masou isolate Uvic2021 chromosome 24, UVic_Omas_1.1, whole genome shotgun sequence genome is shown below.
aatgaatcgtgaataatgatgagtgataaAGAGGCATAACTATCATACCCCATTTAACTTTCTTTCATTATTCATGATTAATTCAGGACTATCTGAAATCATTATATTACATAAAACACCATGAATGTTATTGTCATCTTATGTTGCCCATGTGGTATTTTGTATGTTGGGAAAATCTCTAGGCACCTTAAGCAACGAATGTGAGCAAGAGCACCATAAGGTGTAATGGTGAAAATGACCATTTTGCCTGCCACTAACAAATCTTCACAATTTGAGGGTATTGAAAAAGTTTAAACCTTCATCCAGAGGTAAAAAGCTGTGCCAAAGGAAACTCTTTTGGATTCATATGCTTGGCAATTTACATCCATCAAGGCTTAATGATAATAATTTTGACATGAGTGTCATGCTTTAATATGTTTCCCCCTAACCCCCCCGCATTATGTGGTTCCTGTCATTTATGATGGTTCTTAAACCTGACACCCTCTTACAGGTTCCCATAGACCCCCCCCTTctgtatttttatttcatttgagGCTTTTCCTCGTCTTAACTCCCATTTACTTTTTTAAAGCATTTATGAATTATGAAAAGACTACATAAAAAATGTTAAGATgtaaaaagtatatatattttttaaaaatgaCTGTCTCAAGTCACACATTTTCTGAGATAAATGATTACTGACGTGCCTCCTGGCGTTTGTGTTGTACACAAGTGTTACTCATCATGTCTGATTGCATTGACGCACAATACCTGTATGTGGCCTTTGTCATCGTGTGTTTTATATGCTCTGATGGTCTGACACCTAAATAAATGAAAAATTATGCATTGATCGGGTGAGTGCGGAGTGTCCTTTTAACTTCAATAGGAGAACCTCAAAAGTTACTATTTTGACCTCATTTACTGGAGCTTAATTTAAGCGGGATGTGTTCTAAGGAAGATGAGGAACCAATTACAGAGAAAGACAGTTGGTGaacatcagaggaggctggtgggaggagctataggaggatgggctcattgtaaagaCTGGAACACATTTAACTATATCAAACATCAAATATATGGAAACCACATTTGACTCAATTCCCTCTATtcaattccagccattacaatgagccagtcatactatagctcctcccaccagcctcttctGGTGAACATATCCATAATGACACCCAACATATGGAATTAATTCTTCTACTGTGACTGAGGAGATGACTCACTGTTAGTCATGGTATATTTCCCGCTTGAGTACAACCCATCAGATACCTCATCTCATTAACAGCCTGatgagatagaggaggagagcctGTGTCAAGCGGATACTGTCAGCCGACAACAAATGTGTCGGCACACACACTTGTGAAAGTGTGTAGCAAGAACACATCATGCAGGTGGTAGAGCAAGTCAGCTGAAACTGGGGCAGATAGgaagaggtggtgtgtgtgtgtgtgactatgtttACGCTCATAAAGCAGTGTTCATTTTGAGAATTTGAACGTTCACCTTTAAAGCCCACACACCGGTTTTATCTAGCCTTGTTGAAAGCAGAAAGACagtgactcaaaccagagcaagGAATTAAATGTGCATGTGAGCTAGCGCAGAATCTCCAGAGGCCAACATGCCTTTCAGCTTTGCAATAGTCATAGCCTGTTAGCTGCTTCCCCATCAGAGCAGGCAATCCAGTGGATGCACTCCGGAGTCTCCCTTTACAAAAGTTTGTAGCACTCAACTACAGTGCCGTGAAACCAAAActtaatattagataaagggaaagTGAGTTTACAAAAGAAAAAATGGAACACTCAATTAACCtttgtgaaaaagtaattgccatctttagctgcaatgactgcaaccaaatgcttcctgttgTGGTTGATCAGACTCTCACATCGCTGTTGGGGAATTTTGGCTcactcttgcatgcagaactgctttaactccgcgacatttgtgggttttcaagcatgaactgcttgtttcaagtcctgccacaacatatCAATAGGGATTcgttctggactttgactaggcaaTTCCAAAACTTAAAATGTTGTTgctttttaaccattttcatgtagacttgattgtgtgttttgtatcattgtcttgctgcatgacccagctgcgcttcagctcacagacggatgacgctgggccatttGTGCGTCGCCTCATTGGTCTCCCAGTCGTGGCCGGCTGTAACACAGCCCGGTatcaaaccaggatctgtagtaacGCAGCTAGCATTGCGATGGAGTGCCTTAGACTGGCTGCCCCACTTAGGCAGCCCCAGAAAATAAATATTAAATCCagttcagaataaggctgtaacgtaacaaaatgtggaaaaagtgaaggagtctgaatactttccaaagccACTATGTGTTGGAATagtttggaacagatttccaaaactAAAATCACTAAACtgatttactgttgtttttacagtcttatgaacaacaatttaaattattatttatttttgttcataaaaaaataaaaaaaacttggGGAGCCAAATAAAATcaggccgccagttggggaaccctggtctAGGGGTCGTTTGTGGCCTGGGCTCTGGTGTTACCTGTAGATAGGCCTGCTGGCAGCGCTGCACAAGCTGATGGAAGGCGGGCGTGCGGAGGTGGGCATGGATGTGGGCGGGGTTGAGTCTCTGGAGTGCCTCCATGATGATCTCCTGAAGGACGAAGGGGCTGAGCACACCCTTAGCCGCACCCACACAGAACTGGTACACGTAGTTCACAcctggagaggatgagagaatggTGAGCATTTAcgcttgtctgctaaatgacttaaatgtaatgtaaatgtctgacaGTTAGCGAAAGTCTATGGCTAACGGATGCGCACACagacactacatgttaatgttttataatgtatgtaaattgtaaagtatttcGTCGCTAAGGTgcagaccccagtaagactagctgtcgcaATTTGGGTCgcctaatggggatcctaattattattatttattttttttaaacaaagatACATGTTATACTTTGAATTATGGCAGAATCATTTCAGTAGAATCCTCTCAACATACACAGAAAATTCAGTTCTCTGATATTGATGTTTGTGTGTCTTACTTAGCATTCAACTCTAGTCTTCGCCTTCTTCAACCACCAAAGGTTATGATGCGGGTGCATAAATACTTCAAATCAATATTTCCCTGTTTTCCCAAAACACCTTAATAGATGAAACTACTAGAATCCAAGATGCCCGCAGCATGCCCTCTTCATCCCTGCCCCTTTCTCACCTAGCCGTGCAGCCAGGCCCAGGAGCCACTTGACATCCTCCGTGTATGGGGGGCTGCGGGAGAAGTTATTGGGGTGGTCGTTGTGAGCCCTCCTTCCAAGCATCTCCAAAGCCAGCATGCCTATCAAAGAGCCAGGGTCAAATATCACAGTTAATGCCAATTACTTTGAATAGAAAGCATAACAATCGCAAATGACAGAACTGATATTCACAGTGCATATACCATCTAGTATTACATCTAGAGAATCTTATCATGGACACTTTAAAGCATAGGTATATTCCTCACCAACTCTGTAGGCTGAGTGCAGGTAGTGAAGACCCtgctggctgattggctggctaTGCTGCTCGTCTTCAGACGGGAAGGGGGCGCTGACCAATGAGACGGGCTGGGAAGACATACCAGGAAGAGATGACCCCTGAATGGCCTGGATTGTGGCGCCTGAATGGACGCCACCTACTGGATAGAAAGAGGAAAAAGTCGTGGCTCCTGAGAGTGCCATGGAGAGCCCATTATAAAACATCCATCAAGTAAATGTTTTCTTTTTTAAAAGTTGTTCCTGTTGAATGtgatccatcaactacatcagctaacatgctaagtagatTACTATTTGACGTTtatagacagacaacacatcataCACATGGACGTGTGCAAACACACACGCAGCAGTGGTCTCCGCTCACCTGCTACAGTGGTGCTCAGAGGCAGGCCGGTCTCAGTGTGGTACGGGTGGACGGCGATCTGGGTCATGGACGGCACGGGAATACCAGGGAAGGTGACCGCAGTTGCTGCCATGGGCGGATGGGGGCCGGTGGCCACTGAGAACGGGTACTGGGCACCGATAAAGGCCGGGTGCATTCCCTGGgagggcacacatacacacttaaaATTAGTTAGATGCTATTCTCTGTTGCGGGCCACTGTCTTACGTCAGATAGTGCATAAGAATATCGCACTGAGGGACGAGTGACATGTAGGAGTGACGGAAGACAATGGCCGTGGGCTTAATACAATAAGAGATGAGTCATTTATCATTCATATAGTGAAACAAAGGTTGTCAGATTTCCCCACTGAGCCCTTGGCATGATGTGCTTGCGTCTCCATTTACTTTTTTCAGCCTATAGTTACGGAGTGGCTGTCAGTCAATACTAATAAATTCTCCCATCATTTCCGCTCAAATTTCCTGACATGCACAAGAGAGAATGTAGCGTAAGTAGAAAAGAAAAAAGATTTTCAAAGTCAAACACTGTAGGTACACCAGGTGCATACTGATCACTTCGCAGTGGTCCAATTGTCTAGTTGAGTCTCCTTGAATCTTAGTTTCAATATTGTACTCGTTCAGTTccctcccaactctctctcccttctccatatCAATTCAAACTTCACAAACTGAACAAAAggccattaaaataacaaaacTTGAGAAACAGttacaaaacaaaaatgaaaaaaaaataaatggaattcaAAACTGTGTGTTAGGGAACCTGGAGATTCAAATGGATCTTGCGAGTCAAAGACGTGGTGGGGCAGTCTCTGCCATCAGCTATTCTCTGTTATATTCTAGGGGAGGTGTGTTCAACTCTTACCCTTCGAGGTCAGGAGCCTGCTGgctttctgttctacctgataaagAATTGCACATACCtgtttcccaggtctaaatcagtccctaatTAGAGGGGAACAAAAAGAGTTGAAAAAAGGTCCAGAATTGAGTTTGAGGGATCTAGGGACTGAGAGAATCCCAGCATGTAGTGTGAAGCAGAGGTTGGGGTCTATAGGGAGACTTAATATCCTCTAAGTATATGGAAGCTACTTACAGAAAGAAGAACTAGCAACACAGTATTTCACTGGAAGCCCAAGAAActcaatttgatttgaacatcttaTCAGttctccccaccatctctctcccagcTCTCGGTCTCCATCAGTCTTTCCCTTTCTATCCTCCCTCCCATGATGCCTCCAGACAGTCCTCTTACCTGTGGGTACGCACCCCCTGACAAGGGGAACACAGTGGGCCGGGGGACGTGCTGCAGCGGGTGCCCCAGGTACTGGGGGGTGCAGACAGTGGGCAGGTGGGCCTGGATGGTAGTGTAGGGATGCAGGCCCTGGGAGTGGGGGTGGGCCATGGCAGAGCCAGGAAGGGCGTGTGATTGGTAGATGGTGGAGCCCACAGAGATGACGGGCACCACAGCCGCTGCTGTCACAGAGGCAGTCACTGTGGCAACACCAGAGGACTCCATGTTGCCACTGTTGTCCGTCACACCGTGACCAGTCTCCGGGGGCCTTCTCCCAGCTCCACCGTTGGCCCTGCAGCGTCCCGGGCCCTCGCGCTGGGCCCCTGAGCCCCCTCCTACTGTCTGCTCATAGAGCCAGTACCACTGGTGGGCCACCTCAAACAGAACCTCAGGGTACACACCGCCCCCCTTTGCTGCCTCCTCTACAGCCATACAGGCTTTCTCTAGCATCACATTGTcctgcagggagagaggagggggcggtgggggggggtgacgagagagggagaagaaattATGAgattaagaagaaaaaaaagtgaaTTTTCAGGACAAAATGGATAAAAGGGTAAAAGAATAAAAAGATGCCCAGCCTACATGAGTAGTCCGATGTGTCTTCTGCAGAACTGAAGAGTACCGGACATGTACCTGTTCCTTGCACTGCACCAGGGCCCTCTGGATCTCATTGGGGTTGAGGGCGTGTGCATGGGGCAGGCAGCTCAGGGCCAGCTCGGCCGCAGCGCGAACCATGTTGGGGTCCCGTGCCCGTGATGCCCTGTCTGCCAGTGATGCCACCTCGGGAGGGGTGAGGTGCCCGTCCCAGCATTCCACCAGGATGTTGAGGGCAGCACTGCCAATCTCCATGGCCTGgcctggagggggagaggaggagacactcATGTAAAGTGTGGTGAACCAGACCAAGCTTATAGCTAGCTACCCGTGTCTCATGgactattaaaaaaaaaaatcacttctGGGATGAACTAGattaatttatttttataaacCTCACCTGTGATCCAGGAGACGTGGGAGGAGTAGGTCCTGGATAGCCAGTTGGGCGAGACAAAGTTGTGCAGGCCCAGGGCGTACAGGCCAATCTCGAAGGCACAGAGGTGCAAGTTACGGTGGGGACCCTGGTGGCCCCCGCTGGCTGAGGGCTGGGTGAAGATGGAGGTGGAGCTGTTGCCCCCGGCCTTGATCAGCACCGTCTTGGCCAGCTCAAAGTAGAAGTGAGCCGCCGCCTCCGATGGCTGGTTGGGCACATGGGGTGCATGGCACTCGGGACGACGCCCTTTATACCTAAGAGGGTGGCGGAAGGAGGAAATTCAGGGTATTAGCATATTTTTGTCAATACCTTAGTTGTGTTCTCCAATAATTAAAAAGCATCAACACTTGTATAGAATATGTAGGAGTCACTCACCTGCTGGTGTCTGTGCTCTTTGCCCTAGCTCCCCCTCCGGCCCTGCGAGAGCCACTGGATGAGGAGGAGCCCAGCGAATCAGAGGAAGAGCTGCTGATGCTGTCACTGTCCTGGCCCCTCCCCCAGGAGGCCGCAGCCCAGCCCCCTCTGAGTGGACGTCGGCTGAGGGTGGGGGAGCTGTCTGAGGTGGTCTCAGGAGCACTGCTGTCGATACTCGCCATGCCTGGGACAAcaatatcacaaccattaaacctAAAACGTCTAGTCAGCCACATGTCAATACTACCTCTAGAAGTCATTCCAGTCATATGacatggccctggtcaaatgcaGTGCACACTATACAGTAGTATAGGCTGTTATTAGAGACACAGCCTGTGTCTTAATCTGAGGTTGAGGGTCATGGTTAGTTGGTTACCTGTGTGTTTCTTCTTCTGGCGGACAGGAGAGCCCCAGCAGCGCCCGCTGTATGCCCCCCGTCCTCCCAGCGCCAAGCGACTAGGCACAGTGCCCTCGGGCTTGAATGGGACCGCATCACTCGGCTGGTCACATGACGCAGGCTGGGCGCCATCTGCTGAGACAATAAGTTAAGTATTGAATATGTTTTACATGCGTACAGTAGCAACAGTGAGGGTTGGATTCAAAGTATTCCTTCCATTTTCAACAAATCTGTTTTGTATAGGTAGGGTAACAACATTTTCAGGGCAGGACAGGTACAGTACGACATaacctccctgtctgtgtctcaccTTGTTCTCTGGCCTCACTGACGCCCTCTCCGGGTGTGGCGTTGTTCTGCACACCGCTGCCCGCCAGTTGTCCTGCTGCCCCACCAGCAGCCACCGGTTGCACAGAGGAAGACCCAGCTGCAGCCGTGGCGTTTGGAGCGTGTTTGGACACCCCTCCGGTGGCACCTCCGTGTCCGTGAGCATTGTGTGCAGCGTGCTTGGACGGGCTCCTCTGGCTGCTGGCAGCTGGCTTGCTGGAGTAGAAGGAACTCAGGGTTTGGGGCTTGTGGGTCTGGCTCTCTCTGTCCAGCAGCTTGTCCAGGATCTAAGAGGTCACAGAGCGAGAGTCATCACAATCATTATTTGGTAAGTAGTTCATTCTACTAGCTACAGTGTGGAAACCAAGGGCTACCTTTTTCAGCTTGCTCTGGTCATCCTTGTATGTGATCATAAGAGCCAGAGCCaagtctcctttctctctcctggtCCCCTCACACAGCAGAGGGTGCTCTGCCTCGCTCACTGTGGTCTTCATACCTACAGCCGGAAAAAGGGAGGTAGAAATATGTACAGACGGCAGCAAACGAGTTCAGTTTCAAAGCCAAACTGGTACCTGGACGTTTTCCTATTTAAGTATCACTAACCTCAACACTGAGCCATTGAATGTAGTGCCTACCACTTCCTGAAGGTGTAAATGCAAAAACTTTGTGGTCGATCTTACCCAGTGCTGCGACAGCAGCCTCAAAGCCCAGCTCCTCGTCTCCAGGCATCTCGTTGTTCCGGTTACGGCTGGGAGGACGGGAACCTGTGGGGGAGACAACTGTACAAACAAAATAAAGGAGGGGGGATGGGTGAAATATAAATTACTGGAAGTCTCACTAGCGTGATGACGGCATGACATGTAATTCTGATCAATTAGCAAGTAAAAGTTCTACATCTGTGTGCATATATACTGTTTGTTGTTTGTATTGTGTGAGTTCAAACAGAGAACATTTGACATGTATAGCGAGAGTCACCTGGGGTACACAGCACATCAAATATGAAGCTGGCCAGCATGAGGGGCAGGACAGGCCTGTAGTCACAGAAGTTCCCGTCTCGGAGCTGCTCGGCCCTGTCCCGTATGGACGTCATCTCCACCAGGCCCAGAGGGATCTTCTTCAGCAGAGCCACCACCTCTGACTCCTGGTAGGCCAGCTTGACCTCCAGGGCCTTGGTGGAGGCTGGGGGCCTCTGCAGCTCCAGAGAGAACATACCCGTGCTAAAGGCTAGGTTGTGGAGCTCCAGCCTCTCGCTCAGCACCGTCAGCAGGAAGGAGGTCTTGACCAGGGTGTTGGTGGCCACCTGGGTCTGCCTGCTGGTGGACACCTTGCTCTTTTTACCCTTTGTCTGGGGCTGCTCCACCTTCAGGTCTGGAGGGTTGGCCAGCAGGTCTCCAGCCAGCTCCACTGCCAGTCTGCAGGCCTCGTTGCTGTAGCCATGGGCGTGGAGGGCCTCTGCACATGCAAACAGCACCTCCATCTGGCCCTCCTGCTCCAGCGGTTTGATCCCAGCAAAGATGTCTGGTTCCTCCTCATGGTTGTTCTCTGgcactctctctgccccctcctcagAGGCTGCATTTAGGTAGTAGGCCCGGTAGTCATCCTCTCCAACAGGGTCTCCCCCTGCCCTTGGGCTCTGATTGGGCAGGGCTACGGCTCCAGCGCCAGTTTCTCGGCGCCCACCACGCGGTGGCTTGGCGGCAGCAGCAGTCACGGTAACAACAGCGACCGAGGTGGAGAGCCGAACGTCTCCAGCGGGGGCCACCTCCTTATTTCCATTCACCTCCATCTCTGCCTCCACTTCCACCTCCTTCTCCAAGACAACAGCCGCTTCCACGACGACAGCGGCGTTCTCCTTGAGGGGGAAGGCGGGCTGGGACTCAGTGGCAGGCAGGGTGGCAGCAAGAGTGACACGTTTGACCTCAAAGGAGCGCTCCTTGGGCATGTTTCCGGCCCCTTTCCCTCCCCCACTGTATTTGTGTGGCTCTCTGAGTAGCGGGCTTGGTGAGGGTAGCATCTCGGGTGGCGGGGGTGTGAAGTCAAAGGTGTTACTGGCCTCGGCGCCCAGCGCCAGACTGGAGCCATCATCCAGGCTCAGCTCGGCCATATCAGGCTCCAGGGAGCTGTCCTCACTGCTGGTGCGCCGCTTGGCCGCTTGGTGTTTTCCCCCTACCCCTCCTGATCCCCCAGAGGACGACTTCCCCCCCTGGGCCAGCTTAGCCTTGCCCCCAATGGACGAGGAGGAACCTGCGCCTTTGTACATCCCCTTACTACTGCCCTCCtctagagaaagacagacactgCCCCCTAGCCGCACTAGGACCCCTCCTCCGCTCCCGGCCGACAACCCCTTCCTCTTGCTCACAATGGTCTCTTTGGGCCTGACAGCCACTTCTTGTTGGGGAGTTCTGCCCTTGTagtctcccccacctccctcagagCTGCCagatctcccccctcctcctccaagtTCAGAGGTGTCTCCAGCCAGGCCAGCCTTGGCCCCTCTCTGCTGCTGCACTGCCCTGGCCCAGCAGAAGGAGGCGCTCTTCTTGTCAGCACTGCAGTAGGTGATGCCTGGCAGTGGGTAGGCCACCTCCCAGTTGAAGTAGCAGGACTCCACGGCTGGCTTGAAGCCCTGGAACAGTTTGTCCAGGGACTTGCGATGTTGCCCTCGCTTCACAATCTCAATCACTTTCAGATGCCACTGCTTGAGCTGGGAGGCCAGCTCCAAACGCCTATAGGATGGTGCAAAAATAAACATTGTTATAGTCAGTCCAGGAAACAAGAGCCACAGAGCAGAGACTATAGTAACAAGCAAgcacacaaaggcacacacaaGTTGTATAATTGCCAATGTATTGCCACACAATGGGTATCATTCAGAAAATCATCAATGTAACTGGAAGAAGTGCACAGACACAAAAAGGCTTTCTGCAGAGAAATCTGACAGTCATTCCACATTTTTCTTTGTCAGTGTGTAGTGCGAGAGCACATAACACTTTGAAAGCCAAGCAGCAAATTGGCTCTGTGCCTTGAGAATCGGACATGACACAGTGAATCAAGAAGATGCCCTCATTTATAAAACACTCAATGTCCCAAACACTGACTACTCAAATCAGATTAAATTCACAGAGCCTCAAAAGGAGTGACAATCAACCCTACACAGACAGATTCAGGCCTGGGAACGCTTGTGAAAGTGAGAGGTGAAATGAAGgtaagagacaggaggagggctgTGCCCCAAGGCTAACCGTTAAACAGGCAGAAAGGGAAGTGACCTCACCTCTGAGGGCTCATGGTAGGGTCTAGCACAGCCAGCCTCcacagaaccaccatgtcatcaCACATGCTGGCGCAGGCGTGGGCTGCCACCTCCGACTGCCCGTTACTGCGCCCCGTGTGCCCGCTGGCACTGCTGTGGGACGCCGACGTACGCACGCTGTACCACCAGCCAATAATCTGAGGAGAAAGGCGAGAACAGTCACTGCTGTCCTATCATGTCCTAAATTTATATTGAGTAACAGACATACAACAAAATGTACAATGTGGACCCAGAGGATATAATTTCAAATTACTAAGCTCGTTTCCAAAGTGGTCCTCGATggtaaaaacaataacacataTAATGACTAAAAGGCAAGACCAAATAATAAACAACCATAAATACATTAATTTATTGACATCCTAAAAAGTGGCACTCTTCACTGCACTTCCCCCTAACCTTAAAAATCAACCATTAAAATCAATCTATCATACCGATCCTTCAAATAAATTCACCTGACCAACAGTAGAGGGCACAAGGGGCAGTGGAGTGGTTTCTCTTTGGACAACCTTGCCCAAATTAAAACCTTTGCCTGCTTTTTAAAGCTATTTGTATTTGCTTGATCTCCAAGGGAAGGCTATGCCATAGACAAATACCTATATAGAAAAACCTGCTCACCACAGTACTGTTTACTCATGGGATTTTACGAGACATAACACTAGCTCTGGTATTGTACCTGTGTTGGTTATAGACCATATCAATGTGGTTTTTCATATAACCTGGGGCACGACCATTTAAGCAACAAGCCCACCACCAGGAACTCCTGTATCCCTATGTGGGTCCTAGTgggggacattcagcatatacatGCTAACATTATTTTGCATTCTCCTGCATTCTTTTTTTCAGCTTTTCTGATAGCCCACTATAACAAGCAGAGCAGGCGTAATCAACATGACACTGACTCAAGGTTGAGACGAGCAGTTTCTTAACTTTGATGTTAAAACATCTAGTGTTACGTTAAACATTTCTTTGCCTTTTTGCAGCAGCAGCAATCAGGCCTCCAGAAAGGGATTGATCTAGGGACACACCAAGATAAGTTACTTGTTTTAGATTCAATCTCCTTGCCTGCACAGTTTACCTTTATCTTGTCAGCCTTAAGCGATCTACGTTTTGTTCCAAACAAAATCGATTCAGTTTTTCCCAAATGTAGCGACAATTTGCCGTCAGTCAACCAATCTCTAACAAAATGCAACTTCTTACTCAGTGTCTCCTCTATGTAAACTACAAgcttttcgctacactcacaataacagctgttaaccatgtgtatgtgacaattaaaatgtaatttttatTATA
Proteins encoded:
- the LOC135512341 gene encoding zinc finger SWIM domain-containing protein 8-like isoform X3 codes for the protein MELMFAEWEDGERFSFEDSDRFEEDSLCSFISEAESLCQNWRGWRKQSGGPNSPTVKIKDGQVIPLVELSAKQVAFHIPFEVVEKVYPPVPEQLQLRIAYWSFPENEEDIRLYSCLANGSPDEFQRGEQLYRMRAVKDPLQIGFHLSATVVSPQTGQSKGAYNVAVMFDRCRITSCSCTCGAGAKWCAHVVALCLFRIHNASAVCLRAPVSESLSRLQRDQLQKFAQYLISELPQQILPTAQRLLDELLSSQSTAINTVCGAPDPTAGPSASDQSTWYLDESTLSDNIKKTLHKFCGPSPVVFSDVNSMYLSSTEPPAAAEWACLLRPLRGREPEGIWNLLSIVREMFKRRDSNAAPLLEILTEQCLTYEQIIGWWYSVRTSASHSSASGHTGRSNGQSEVAAHACASMCDDMVVLWRLAVLDPTMSPQRRLELASQLKQWHLKVIEIVKRGQHRKSLDKLFQGFKPAVESCYFNWEVAYPLPGITYCSADKKSASFCWARAVQQQRGAKAGLAGDTSELGGGGGRSGSSEGGGGDYKGRTPQQEVAVRPKETIVSKRKGLSAGSGGGVLVRLGGSVCLSLEEGSSKGMYKGAGSSSSIGGKAKLAQGGKSSSGGSGGVGGKHQAAKRRTSSEDSSLEPDMAELSLDDGSSLALGAEASNTFDFTPPPPEMLPSPSPLLREPHKYSGGGKGAGNMPKERSFEVKRVTLAATLPATESQPAFPLKENAAVVVEAAVVLEKEVEVEAEMEVNGNKEVAPAGDVRLSTSVAVVTVTAAAAKPPRGGRRETGAGAVALPNQSPRAGGDPVGEDDYRAYYLNAASEEGAERVPENNHEEEPDIFAGIKPLEQEGQMEVLFACAEALHAHGYSNEACRLAVELAGDLLANPPDLKVEQPQTKGKKSKVSTSRQTQVATNTLVKTSFLLTVLSERLELHNLAFSTGMFSLELQRPPASTKALEVKLAYQESEVVALLKKIPLGLVEMTSIRDRAEQLRDGNFCDYRPVLPLMLASFIFDVLCTPVVSPTGSRPPSRNRNNEMPGDEELGFEAAVAALGMKTTVSEAEHPLLCEGTRREKGDLALALMITYKDDQSKLKKILDKLLDRESQTHKPQTLSSFYSSKPAASSQRSPSKHAAHNAHGHGGATGGVSKHAPNATAAAGSSSVQPVAAGGAAGQLAGSGVQNNATPGEGVSEAREQADGAQPASCDQPSDAVPFKPEGTVPSRLALGGRGAYSGRCWGSPVRQKKKHTGMASIDSSAPETTSDSSPTLSRRPLRGGWAAASWGRGQDSDSISSSSSDSLGSSSSSGSRRAGGGARAKSTDTSRYKGRRPECHAPHVPNQPSEAAAHFYFELAKTVLIKAGGNSSTSIFTQPSASGGHQGPHRNLHLCAFEIGLYALGLHNFVSPNWLSRTYSSHVSWITGQAMEIGSAALNILVECWDGHLTPPEVASLADRASRARDPNMVRAAAELALSCLPHAHALNPNEIQRALVQCKEQVHVRYSSVLQKTHRTTHDNVMLEKACMAVEEAAKGGGVYPEVLFEVAHQWYWLYEQTVGGGSGAQREGPGRCRANGGAGRRPPETGHGVTDNSGNMESSGVATVTASVTAAAVVPVISVGSTIYQSHALPGSAMAHPHSQGLHPYTTIQAHLPTVCTPQYLGHPLQHVPRPTVFPLSGGAYPQGMHPAFIGAQYPFSVATGPHPPMAATAVTFPGIPVPSMTQIAVHPYHTETGLPLSTTVAGATTFSSFYPVGGVHSGATIQAIQGSSLPGMSSQPVSLVSAPFPSEDEQHSQPISQQGLHYLHSAYRVGMLALEMLGRRAHNDHPNNFSRSPPYTEDVKWLLGLAARLGVNYVYQFCVGAAKGVLSPFVLQEIIMEALQRLNPAHIHAHLRTPAFHQLVQRCQQAYLQVAREGGGGEEGAGGPRLVSPRRLLLTLRLSETDTTNRRDRHTDSTRGRLHGKKRANTVVLVPLDIPVDGHASDQHSRLLDPSFWFSCLTNLVR